A window from Pseudomonadota bacterium encodes these proteins:
- a CDS encoding AMP-binding protein, translated as MLNPGKNYKEVYDSFHWEVPEFYNIGVDICDKWARDPDRLALIYENETGKVENYTFKIIKEYSDKLANTFTALGLEIDDRVAILLPQRPETAISHIAAYKIGAIAIPIFTLFGTDALSYRLQNSGAKLIITDKANLEKIDAIWPELPHLEYVMVTDLDNSTDNILSFWQMIEKAASHYRPVQTKADDPALIIYTSGTTGPPKGALHAHRTLLGHLPGVEFPHNFFPRPGDLFWTPADWAWIGGLIDVLFPSWHHGIPVLAHRARKFDPEQAFQLMAKHQVRNVFMPPTALKMMRQVKEPQDRYDFHLRSIGSGGETLGEELLNWGRKTFGLTINEFYGQTECNLIVGCSTEIMEVKPGSMGRAIPGHQVEIIDGEGEPVSPGVIGQIAVKSPDPVMFLQYWQNSPATRDKFLGDWLLTGDLAKKDEDGYFWFNGRADDVITSSGYRIGPAEIEDCLMKHPAVSMVAVVGSPDKERTEIVKAFIIPKTDVSLGPEIEKDIKNFVKVRLAAHEYPRKIEFVTELPMTTTGKIKRRELKQLEIKRSRQ; from the coding sequence ATGCTCAATCCCGGAAAGAATTACAAAGAAGTTTATGATTCCTTTCACTGGGAAGTTCCTGAATTTTACAATATCGGGGTGGATATTTGCGATAAATGGGCGAGAGATCCTGACCGGCTGGCCCTGATTTATGAAAACGAAACGGGAAAAGTTGAAAACTATACCTTTAAAATTATCAAGGAATATTCAGATAAACTGGCAAATACTTTTACCGCTCTGGGGCTTGAGATTGATGATCGAGTGGCGATCCTGCTACCCCAGCGGCCGGAAACCGCAATTTCTCATATCGCCGCCTATAAAATCGGCGCCATCGCTATCCCCATATTTACTCTGTTCGGCACTGATGCTCTGAGCTACCGTTTACAGAACAGTGGCGCCAAACTCATCATCACGGATAAAGCAAATCTCGAAAAGATCGATGCCATCTGGCCAGAATTACCCCATCTCGAATATGTAATGGTCACCGATCTAGATAATTCCACTGACAATATTCTTTCTTTTTGGCAGATGATTGAAAAAGCGGCCAGCCACTACCGGCCGGTGCAGACAAAGGCTGATGATCCGGCCTTGATCATTTACACTTCCGGCACCACCGGGCCGCCAAAAGGAGCGCTGCACGCCCATCGGACACTTTTAGGTCATCTCCCCGGGGTCGAATTTCCGCACAATTTTTTCCCCCGGCCAGGAGATCTTTTCTGGACCCCGGCCGACTGGGCCTGGATCGGTGGCCTGATTGACGTCCTTTTCCCCAGCTGGCATCACGGCATCCCGGTTCTGGCCCATCGGGCCAGAAAATTCGACCCGGAACAGGCTTTCCAGCTCATGGCCAAGCACCAGGTACGCAATGTTTTTATGCCACCAACGGCTTTGAAGATGATGCGACAAGTTAAAGAACCACAGGATCGATATGATTTCCATTTGCGCAGCATCGGCAGCGGCGGCGAAACATTAGGAGAAGAACTCCTGAACTGGGGCCGGAAAACTTTTGGCCTGACGATCAATGAATTCTATGGCCAGACGGAATGTAACCTGATCGTCGGCTGCAGCACTGAAATCATGGAGGTAAAACCAGGTTCAATGGGCCGCGCTATCCCCGGCCACCAAGTGGAGATTATCGATGGGGAAGGAGAGCCGGTTTCACCGGGAGTTATTGGTCAGATAGCGGTCAAAAGCCCCGATCCGGTCATGTTCCTACAGTATTGGCAAAATTCGCCGGCAACCCGGGATAAATTCCTTGGTGACTGGTTGCTGACCGGCGACCTGGCAAAAAAGGATGAGGACGGTTATTTCTGGTTTAATGGCCGGGCTGATGATGTTATTACCAGCTCCGGATATCGCATCGGACCAGCGGAAATCGAGGACTGTTTGATGAAGCATCCGGCAGTATCAATGGTGGCGGTAGTGGGAAGCCCGGACAAGGAACGTACCGAAATTGTCAAAGCCTTCATCATTCCAAAAACCGATGTCTCATTAGGTCCTGAAATCGAGAAAGATATCAAAAATTTTGTCAAAGTTCGATTGGCAGCCCATGAGTATCCCCGAAAAATTGAGTTCGTCACCGAGCTGCCCATGACTACTACCGGTAAAATCAAACGACGGGAATTAAAACAACTAGAAATCAAGAGGAGCCGGCAATGA
- a CDS encoding lactate racemase domain-containing protein produces MKVNLSYDVNGLQVELPETSGFQGIWRPSEPPVIEDPPAAITKALETPLKSRPLNELAQGRQSVCIVISDITRPVPNKIILPPLLKTLEQAGIKKEDITILIATGIHRPNEGDELIALVGKEIAAEYRIINHFSKQADDMILVGKINGEVPALINRHYVAADLKILTGFI; encoded by the coding sequence ATGAAAGTTAATCTCAGTTATGACGTCAACGGCCTCCAGGTGGAACTGCCGGAAACTTCCGGATTTCAGGGTATCTGGCGACCCAGCGAACCCCCTGTAATTGAAGATCCACCGGCCGCAATCACCAAGGCGCTAGAAACCCCTCTGAAAAGCAGGCCTTTAAACGAGCTGGCACAGGGACGACAATCCGTCTGCATCGTTATCAGCGACATCACCCGACCGGTACCCAACAAAATCATCCTCCCTCCCCTGCTGAAAACCCTGGAACAGGCCGGCATCAAAAAAGAGGACATTACCATTCTGATTGCCACCGGCATTCATCGACCTAATGAGGGCGATGAGCTCATCGCCCTGGTGGGGAAGGAAATTGCCGCCGAATACCGAATTATCAATCATTTTTCCAAGCAGGCAGATGATATGATCCTGGTGGGAAAAATAAACGGTGAGGTCCCGGCGTTGATTAACCGCCATTATGTGGCCGCTGATCTGAAAATTCTCACCGGTTTCATTG